One window of Candidatus Methylomirabilis limnetica genomic DNA carries:
- a CDS encoding sigma-54-dependent transcriptional regulator, translating to MIETRQILVVDDEESIRWTMRKALEREGYRVVLAADGVEGLTRATDPSIDLVLMDIKMPGADGLETLSRIKEARPELPVIIMTAFATLQAAVQAMKRGAYDYITKPFDFGELSILVRRVFEIRELTERVAQMEAFGGRPFDFEGVVGLCPAMQQIFKLVGKMAASDLTVLIRGESGTGKELLAKAIHYNSRRSARPFVAINCAAIPRDLLESELFGHERGAFTGASALRRGKFELAEGGTIFLDEIGDMDIGLQAKILRVLQERQFERVGGERPLSADVRVIAATNQNLETAVAQKSFREDLYYRLNVVAINLPLLGERSEDIPLLVNHFLHLFAEEQRQEPKTVSLEALELMLAYRWPGNVRELENVVKRACVLAPTSLILPEHLPAALLHVEEIGAAGGRSSFDRMLSQGITGELSRLKQERDGQIYSYFLATLERPLLLRVMERTGGNQLRAAELLGINRNTLRKKLRELGITPVRGDEEKTDR from the coding sequence ATGATCGAGACACGACAGATCCTCGTGGTTGATGACGAAGAAAGCATCCGTTGGACCATGCGCAAGGCGCTTGAGCGCGAGGGGTATCGGGTTGTACTGGCCGCCGATGGGGTGGAAGGGCTCACGCGGGCTACAGACCCGAGCATCGACCTTGTTCTCATGGATATCAAGATGCCGGGCGCAGACGGACTGGAGACCCTCAGCAGGATCAAAGAAGCCCGCCCCGAACTTCCCGTCATCATCATGACCGCCTTTGCCACACTCCAGGCTGCGGTCCAGGCGATGAAGCGCGGGGCCTACGACTACATTACCAAGCCGTTTGACTTCGGTGAGCTCTCGATTCTAGTGCGGCGAGTCTTCGAGATCCGTGAGCTCACCGAGCGGGTGGCGCAGATGGAGGCCTTCGGCGGCCGGCCTTTTGACTTCGAGGGCGTGGTAGGCCTCTGCCCGGCCATGCAGCAGATCTTCAAGCTGGTGGGAAAGATGGCCGCCAGCGACTTGACGGTTCTCATCAGGGGGGAGAGTGGCACCGGCAAGGAGCTGCTGGCTAAAGCGATTCATTACAACAGCCGACGCTCTGCGCGTCCGTTTGTGGCCATCAACTGCGCTGCCATCCCTCGTGATCTCCTGGAAAGCGAGCTGTTCGGCCATGAGCGTGGGGCCTTTACGGGAGCCAGCGCCCTTCGACGCGGCAAGTTCGAGCTTGCCGAGGGCGGGACGATCTTCCTCGATGAGATCGGGGACATGGATATTGGCCTACAAGCCAAAATCCTGCGTGTGCTCCAAGAGCGGCAATTCGAGCGGGTGGGGGGCGAACGGCCGCTGTCTGCAGATGTGAGGGTCATCGCTGCCACCAACCAGAATCTGGAGACCGCCGTCGCGCAGAAGAGCTTTCGAGAAGACCTCTACTACCGCCTGAACGTCGTGGCCATCAACCTCCCTCTGCTCGGCGAGCGAAGCGAGGACATCCCCCTGCTTGTGAACCACTTCCTCCACCTGTTTGCAGAAGAACAGAGGCAGGAACCAAAGACCGTCTCTCTAGAGGCGCTCGAGTTGATGCTCGCTTATCGCTGGCCTGGAAATGTTCGCGAGCTGGAGAATGTTGTAAAGCGGGCCTGCGTGCTTGCCCCGACCTCTCTAATCCTGCCGGAGCATTTGCCTGCCGCTCTCCTGCACGTAGAGGAGATCGGCGCTGCCGGCGGCAGATCGTCCTTTGATCGGATGCTGTCTCAAGGGATCACGGGCGAGCTTTCCCGTCTGAAACAGGAACGAGACGGACAGATCTATTCGTACTTCCTTGCCACGCTGGAGCGACCGCTGCTTTTGCGCGTCATGGAGAGGACCGGCGGAAACCAGCTTCGGGCGGCCGAGTTGCTCGGGATCAATCGCAATACGCTCCGGAAGAAACTCCGCGAGCTTGGAATTACGCCTGTCCGCGGCGACGAAGAAAAGACGGACCGGTGA
- a CDS encoding LysR family transcriptional regulator produces MTFHQLRVFLAVARHSSYSRAAEELLLTQPAVSAQVRELERALDATFFERVGRTIVLTEAGKELLVYAERICALIDEARLAMEELDGLKRGRIAVAAVSTAGAYVLPSLLGAFQKRYPGISINLEVTNRALARERLLHNEVDLVVMGRPPEEVPHVAEPFLADEIVVIAAPSHPLATAKRISVDHLAREVFIAREVGSGTRLNADEFFRHHGVKLRVGLELGDNSAVKEAVAAGLGIALLSHHALRMELTLKRLVILDVAGLPLRRQWFVVHREDKHLSRAAIAFKAFLLTSAEAVLASTGQPQPTKGRSRH; encoded by the coding sequence ATGACATTTCATCAGCTTCGCGTCTTTCTGGCGGTCGCCAGGCACAGCAGCTACTCCCGCGCGGCCGAGGAGCTGCTCCTGACCCAGCCTGCCGTCTCGGCGCAGGTTCGGGAACTGGAGCGGGCCCTCGATGCGACCTTCTTCGAGCGGGTTGGCCGGACCATCGTCCTTACCGAGGCGGGCAAGGAACTCCTGGTATACGCCGAAAGGATCTGTGCGCTGATCGACGAAGCCAGACTTGCGATGGAAGAGCTCGACGGTCTGAAGCGCGGACGAATTGCCGTCGCCGCCGTGAGCACTGCCGGCGCCTATGTCCTGCCCTCCTTGCTCGGGGCTTTTCAGAAGCGATATCCTGGTATTAGTATCAACCTGGAGGTCACCAACCGCGCGCTTGCGCGAGAACGCCTCCTGCACAATGAGGTTGACCTCGTCGTCATGGGGCGTCCTCCAGAGGAAGTTCCGCATGTGGCCGAGCCGTTTCTCGCTGACGAGATCGTAGTTATCGCCGCCCCATCTCATCCGCTCGCAACGGCCAAGCGGATTTCAGTGGATCACCTGGCCCGGGAGGTCTTTATCGCGCGCGAGGTGGGCTCCGGAACCCGTCTCAATGCCGATGAATTCTTCCGCCACCATGGGGTGAAGCTGCGGGTCGGGTTGGAACTGGGGGATAATAGCGCCGTGAAGGAGGCTGTGGCCGCTGGACTCGGGATCGCGCTCCTATCCCATCATGCCCTTCGCATGGAGCTCACGCTCAAGCGTCTGGTCATACTGGATGTTGCCGGCCTTCCCCTGCGTCGGCAGTGGTTTGTGGTACACCGGGAAGACAAGCATCTCAGCCGAGCAGCGATCGCTTTCAAAGCGTTCCTCCTCACCTCGGCCGAGGCGGTATTGGCATCTACAGGCCAGCCGCAGCCGACCAAAGGTCGCTCACGCCACTGA
- a CDS encoding Lrp/AsnC family transcriptional regulator has translation MVSAFVFLECTAGRSKDVAKQISSIPGVRLSHAVTGPHDIIAFVEGSDINTLGITIISKIQAVSGVLHTTTNVVIE, from the coding sequence GTGGTGTCTGCGTTCGTCTTCCTTGAGTGTACAGCAGGTCGGTCCAAAGATGTGGCCAAGCAGATATCCAGCATTCCCGGGGTGAGGCTCTCTCATGCCGTGACCGGTCCACACGACATCATCGCCTTTGTGGAGGGATCCGATATCAACACGTTAGGGATCACGATCATCTCAAAGATCCAGGCGGTGTCCGGGGTGCTTCACACCACTACGAACGTCGTCATAGAGTAA
- a CDS encoding NAD(P)H-dependent oxidoreductase subunit E: MTQRRNDAIAQFPRERTWLLPALQTAQEAEGWLSPESLVVVALHLRVPTSEVYGVATQYPEFRLIKPGSRLVRVCTGVSCRIQGGLTLLHALQDRLGLMAGETSPDHSVTIEEADCLFRCGVAPVVEVDHRCYGRLGTDRLDRIFDPPSPRKSLVSVPSLLKPTGDTPMAALARLVEQSLTSLPSENPPHPAPPPPRGEGKGGGEDAFSWAVVRPGLVRHPSELRLVVGVGSCSGSVGADILMDRLAEEVERQGLSATVVEGGCNGMCYAAPVVELYRPGWPRITLKAVTLDHVIPLVSALKADRPPSGIEAVAWQESSWRGISGLDQEPFLRGQHRAVLDRCGVVDVSDLADALRQGSYAAFARTLEQGDPLAVISEVKASGLAGRGGAYFGAARKWEACRNSTGSPKYLVINGEEGEPGIFKDRHLMEGDPHRLLEGILLAAFASGTSLGILFINGEADLSAHRMRTALRSAEAAGLLGERILGSDFSFHLELRRGAGGFILGEETALMEAIEGNRAMPRPKPPFPVEAGLWGKPTVINNVETLAAVPLIVSRGAAWFAALGGGRGTKLFGLSGHLARTGIVEAPMGVTLRHLIEEIGGGSGNGRPLKAALVGGPSGVIVHPSQFDEPLVPGGNLSPGSGGVVSLDESVSIGDVTRTLLAFNARESCGKCTPCREGTGRLLALLQQPQNSGRRQELEELAQVVRLASLCGLGQSAPLSLLSAVDQFPEEMLSIPPDTTGKV; encoded by the coding sequence ATGACGCAACGACGCAACGACGCAATTGCGCAGTTCCCCCGGGAGCGGACCTGGCTCCTGCCGGCATTGCAAACGGCGCAAGAGGCCGAGGGCTGGCTCAGTCCGGAGAGCCTCGTGGTGGTAGCCCTACATCTCCGGGTTCCCACGAGCGAGGTGTACGGAGTGGCCACCCAGTACCCGGAGTTCCGCCTTATCAAACCGGGATCCCGCCTGGTTAGGGTGTGTACAGGCGTGAGCTGTCGCATCCAGGGTGGTCTTACACTGCTCCACGCCCTCCAGGACCGCCTTGGGCTCATGGCCGGCGAGACGTCGCCGGATCACAGCGTCACTATCGAAGAGGCCGACTGCCTCTTCAGGTGTGGGGTGGCCCCTGTGGTCGAGGTGGATCACCGCTGCTATGGACGGCTCGGGACGGACCGGCTCGACCGCATTTTTGATCCTCCATCTCCTCGAAAATCTCTCGTCTCAGTCCCGTCCCTGTTGAAGCCAACTGGCGACACTCCGATGGCTGCCCTCGCGCGGCTTGTCGAACAATCCCTCACCTCTCTGCCCTCAGAAAATCCCCCCCACCCGGCCCCTCCCCCTCCGAGGGGGGAGGGTAAAGGAGGGGGTGAAGATGCCTTTTCGTGGGCCGTTGTGAGACCTGGCCTCGTGAGGCATCCTTCAGAACTCAGGCTCGTCGTCGGCGTGGGGAGCTGTAGCGGGTCGGTCGGGGCCGACATCCTTATGGATCGGCTGGCAGAGGAGGTTGAGCGCCAAGGGCTGTCCGCGACCGTCGTGGAGGGGGGCTGCAACGGCATGTGCTACGCCGCTCCCGTTGTGGAACTCTACCGACCCGGCTGGCCAAGAATTACGCTCAAGGCGGTGACCCTCGATCATGTGATCCCGTTGGTCTCCGCGCTAAAGGCTGACCGCCCACCCTCTGGAATTGAGGCGGTGGCCTGGCAGGAATCGTCCTGGCGCGGAATCTCCGGCCTCGACCAGGAGCCGTTCCTTCGTGGCCAGCATCGAGCTGTCCTCGATCGCTGTGGCGTAGTTGATGTAAGCGACCTGGCCGACGCCTTGCGTCAGGGGAGCTACGCGGCTTTCGCTCGCACCCTCGAACAGGGCGACCCGCTGGCCGTCATCAGCGAGGTTAAGGCGTCCGGCCTTGCCGGGCGTGGCGGGGCGTACTTCGGAGCCGCGCGTAAATGGGAGGCCTGCCGCAACTCAACAGGCTCTCCCAAGTACCTCGTGATCAACGGCGAGGAGGGTGAGCCTGGAATCTTCAAGGACCGCCATCTGATGGAGGGTGATCCCCATCGGCTCTTGGAAGGAATCCTCCTGGCAGCCTTTGCCTCTGGAACCAGCCTCGGCATTCTCTTCATCAACGGTGAGGCGGATCTCTCGGCCCATCGGATGCGGACCGCACTTCGATCGGCTGAGGCGGCCGGACTGCTTGGCGAGCGGATCCTCGGAAGCGATTTCTCCTTTCACCTGGAACTTCGGCGAGGCGCGGGCGGCTTTATCCTCGGAGAAGAGACGGCGCTCATGGAAGCGATCGAGGGCAATCGCGCTATGCCTCGCCCTAAACCTCCGTTCCCTGTGGAGGCAGGGCTGTGGGGCAAGCCTACGGTTATCAACAACGTGGAGACTCTTGCGGCTGTGCCGCTTATTGTGAGTCGAGGGGCCGCATGGTTTGCGGCTCTCGGGGGAGGACGGGGGACCAAGCTCTTCGGCCTCTCCGGCCATCTTGCCAGAACGGGGATCGTAGAGGCGCCGATGGGCGTGACGCTCCGGCACCTGATTGAAGAGATCGGCGGAGGAAGTGGAAATGGACGGCCCCTGAAGGCGGCGCTCGTCGGTGGACCATCCGGCGTGATCGTCCACCCGAGCCAGTTCGATGAGCCGCTGGTCCCGGGCGGCAACCTCTCTCCGGGAAGCGGAGGTGTGGTTAGTCTCGACGAGAGCGTCTCCATCGGCGACGTCACTCGGACACTACTCGCCTTCAATGCGCGGGAGTCGTGTGGAAAATGCACGCCATGCCGAGAGGGAACAGGTCGCCTGCTCGCGCTCCTTCAGCAGCCTCAGAACTCTGGCCGGCGGCAAGAGCTCGAGGAACTGGCCCAAGTGGTGCGGCTGGCCTCGCTGTGCGGCCTCGGTCAATCGGCGCCCCTATCCCTCCTTTCAGCGGTTGATCAGTTTCCTGAAGAGATGCTCTCAATCCCGCCAGATACCACTGGAAAGGTATGA
- the fdhF gene encoding formate dehydrogenase subunit alpha: MKMGDAVVSLTINGTSVAVQPGATVLDAVNRLGLPLPQLCKDPDRPALGACRTCLVKVEGMHGFPASCHLPAREGMVVSTNDPVLTRIRNGVLDLTCGMATPSLNRPGFGQLSDACARLGFFQRRHMPWRHTPVDDTKSFFVLDRDACILCGRCTVACNDVQQIGAIALLGRGARTTVGVFGDGSLASSVCTSCGQCVATCPTGAIRPKEAPAPVMREVETTCPYCGVGCGIRLRVRADGRLALIADDVPTNRSSLGMLCVKGRFGTGFIHAADRITPPMVRRNGSWHPVSWDEALDAAAEGLVTNRGRFGALASAKATNEDGYIVQKFVRAVMGTNNIDHCARLCHSPSVVAMLRSLGSGATSNSYDDYEAAGCLMVVGSDPSSNHPVIAVRLRQAVSRGARLIVVNPKRIELCDQADLWLQQRPGTDVTLFNAMARVIIDEGLTNLEFMRNRTEGFEAWRESLEPYTLQFAEQVTGVPQEQIVQAARWYAKPLFAGSCLIWGMGITQHTNGTANVHALLNLSLVTGQMGFAGSGISPLRGQNNVQGCCDAGCLPTHLPGYQRYTPEALEKFEAAWGVRIPNSAGITLTEMIEACLDGSIRAMYMVGENPLLTEPNLHHATRALSNLDCLVVQDLFLHETAELAHVFLPAAAFAEKEGTFTNSERRVQRVRKALDPPGEAKPDWWITSELARRVAQRLGVLSSGFEYSHPAEVFEEMARLVPFLAGISHDRLDREGGIQWPCPTSDHPGTRFLYAESFPIGKAQFVPVVQTAEAAELPDHDFPFLLNTGRILYHWHGGTLTRRVQGLLELAPRLEVAINPEDARRLDIDQGTLVRLTSRRGELTAYAQITEAVRAGEVFIPFVKLAESGANILTNSVYDPFAKIPEYKVCAVMIERLGK; the protein is encoded by the coding sequence ATGAAGATGGGCGATGCGGTCGTCAGTCTGACTATCAACGGAACCAGTGTGGCGGTCCAACCCGGCGCGACGGTCCTCGACGCCGTGAACCGGCTTGGCCTCCCGCTCCCGCAGCTCTGCAAGGATCCCGACCGCCCTGCCCTCGGTGCCTGCCGGACCTGCCTGGTCAAGGTCGAAGGGATGCACGGCTTTCCAGCTTCCTGTCATCTCCCCGCCCGCGAGGGGATGGTGGTCTCGACTAACGATCCCGTTCTCACACGGATCCGAAACGGGGTCCTTGACCTCACGTGCGGTATGGCGACCCCCTCGTTGAATCGGCCTGGGTTTGGTCAGCTCTCCGATGCCTGCGCCAGACTCGGGTTCTTCCAGCGCCGCCATATGCCATGGCGACACACGCCTGTGGACGATACCAAATCGTTCTTCGTCCTTGATCGGGATGCCTGCATCCTGTGTGGGCGCTGTACCGTAGCCTGTAATGACGTCCAACAGATCGGCGCTATCGCCTTGTTGGGGCGAGGCGCCCGGACTACGGTGGGAGTCTTCGGCGACGGATCGCTCGCTTCCTCCGTCTGTACTTCGTGCGGGCAGTGCGTCGCCACGTGTCCCACGGGGGCCATCCGGCCGAAGGAAGCGCCCGCGCCTGTCATGCGGGAGGTCGAGACGACCTGCCCCTACTGTGGCGTCGGCTGCGGCATACGCCTTCGCGTTCGCGCCGATGGTCGCCTCGCGCTGATAGCCGACGATGTCCCCACGAATCGATCGAGTCTCGGCATGCTCTGTGTCAAGGGCCGATTCGGTACAGGGTTCATCCATGCAGCCGACCGGATCACTCCCCCCATGGTGCGCCGCAATGGGAGTTGGCATCCAGTATCCTGGGACGAGGCGCTCGATGCTGCGGCGGAGGGATTGGTCACAAATCGGGGACGCTTCGGGGCGCTCGCCTCGGCGAAGGCAACCAACGAGGATGGCTATATCGTCCAGAAATTTGTCCGGGCCGTGATGGGCACCAACAACATCGACCACTGCGCGCGCCTCTGTCATTCGCCTTCGGTCGTGGCAATGCTGCGCTCACTGGGATCTGGGGCTACCTCCAACTCCTACGACGATTACGAGGCGGCCGGCTGCCTCATGGTCGTCGGCTCCGACCCGTCATCGAACCATCCGGTGATCGCCGTCCGCCTTCGCCAAGCCGTGAGTCGTGGCGCCAGGCTCATCGTCGTGAACCCGAAACGGATCGAGCTGTGCGACCAGGCGGACCTCTGGCTGCAGCAGCGACCCGGTACTGACGTAACCCTCTTTAACGCGATGGCTCGGGTGATTATCGATGAAGGGCTAACGAATCTTGAGTTCATGCGGAACCGGACCGAAGGATTCGAAGCCTGGCGCGAGTCGCTGGAACCGTATACACTACAATTCGCTGAACAGGTAACCGGCGTCCCACAGGAGCAGATCGTTCAGGCTGCCCGCTGGTATGCAAAGCCTCTCTTCGCCGGTTCTTGCCTCATCTGGGGGATGGGGATAACCCAGCACACCAACGGCACCGCCAACGTTCATGCCCTCCTGAACCTCTCCCTTGTCACCGGACAGATGGGTTTTGCCGGCTCCGGTATCTCGCCGCTCAGGGGCCAGAATAACGTCCAGGGGTGCTGTGACGCCGGATGCCTCCCCACCCATCTGCCTGGCTATCAGCGCTACACTCCTGAAGCCCTGGAAAAGTTCGAGGCGGCCTGGGGCGTTCGAATTCCCAACAGTGCAGGAATAACGCTTACTGAAATGATAGAGGCATGTCTAGATGGGTCGATCCGAGCCATGTACATGGTCGGCGAAAACCCCCTCCTCACAGAACCCAATCTTCACCACGCCACACGGGCGCTTTCCAACCTCGACTGCCTCGTAGTCCAGGACCTGTTCCTCCACGAGACCGCCGAACTGGCCCACGTCTTCCTCCCCGCGGCAGCCTTTGCCGAGAAGGAGGGAACGTTCACCAACTCGGAGCGGCGGGTTCAGCGAGTAAGGAAGGCGCTCGATCCACCGGGAGAGGCAAAGCCGGACTGGTGGATTACATCTGAGTTGGCACGACGGGTAGCCCAACGGCTTGGTGTGCTGAGTTCGGGGTTCGAGTACTCCCACCCGGCTGAGGTCTTCGAAGAGATGGCGAGACTGGTCCCGTTTCTCGCCGGGATCTCTCACGACCGACTAGACCGGGAAGGGGGGATCCAGTGGCCATGTCCGACATCAGATCACCCGGGCACCCGCTTCCTATATGCTGAGTCGTTCCCCATCGGGAAGGCACAATTTGTCCCCGTCGTGCAAACGGCTGAGGCGGCCGAACTACCTGATCACGATTTTCCGTTTCTCCTGAACACCGGCCGTATCCTCTACCACTGGCACGGTGGGACGCTCACCCGGCGCGTCCAGGGACTACTCGAACTGGCGCCACGACTCGAGGTCGCCATCAACCCGGAAGACGCCCGGCGACTCGACATCGATCAGGGGACGCTCGTTCGACTCACCTCCCGTCGTGGCGAGCTGACCGCATACGCCCAGATCACCGAGGCCGTACGAGCAGGAGAGGTCTTTATCCCATTCGTGAAGCTTGCCGAGTCGGGAGCCAATATCCTGACCAACTCGGTCTACGACCCCTTCGCCAAGATCCCAGAGTACAAAGTCTGCGCCGTCATGATCGAACGGCTCGGCAAGTGA
- a CDS encoding phosphoribosylaminoimidazolesuccinocarboxamide synthase, whose translation MTESVVHWTEFHDLVLHARGKVRDIYDFGDSLLLVATDRISAFDVVLPTAIPGKGRVLTALSAFWFQMTADLTPNHLITTDVEAYPKACQPYRETLAGRSMLVRKTKPLPIECIVRGYLSGSGWAEYQKTGAVCGISLPAGLLESCRLDPPLFTPSTKAEQGAHDVNITFDEAAAQLGLELAERVRDLSLALYERARAYALERGIIIADTKFEFGLLDGNLIFIDEVLTPDSSRFWPCDTYTPGRSQPSYDKQFVRDYLKSIAWEMKAPGPELPPEIVARTSAKYQEALIQLTGADLSS comes from the coding sequence ATGACCGAATCGGTAGTGCATTGGACGGAGTTCCATGACCTCGTCCTCCACGCGAGGGGGAAGGTTCGAGATATCTATGACTTTGGCGATAGCCTCCTGTTGGTAGCGACAGACCGGATTTCTGCGTTCGATGTTGTCTTACCGACAGCCATACCAGGGAAGGGAAGGGTCCTCACCGCACTCTCGGCGTTTTGGTTTCAGATGACAGCGGATCTGACGCCGAACCACCTTATCACCACGGATGTGGAAGCTTACCCGAAGGCCTGTCAGCCCTACCGGGAGACGCTTGCGGGGCGGAGCATGCTGGTCAGGAAGACGAAACCCCTCCCTATTGAGTGCATTGTCCGGGGCTACCTCTCTGGATCGGGCTGGGCAGAGTACCAAAAGACTGGTGCTGTCTGCGGCATCTCGCTGCCGGCCGGCCTCTTGGAGTCCTGCCGTCTCGACCCGCCTCTCTTCACGCCTTCCACAAAGGCGGAGCAGGGGGCGCATGATGTCAACATTACATTTGACGAGGCAGCGGCTCAGCTTGGCCTGGAGCTGGCCGAACGGGTGCGGGACTTGAGTCTGGCCCTGTACGAGCGGGCTCGGGCGTATGCCTTGGAACGGGGGATCATCATCGCCGACACGAAATTCGAATTTGGATTGCTTGACGGCAACCTCATCTTCATTGACGAGGTACTCACCCCTGACTCCTCCCGTTTCTGGCCTTGCGACACCTACACGCCAGGGCGATCCCAACCGAGCTACGACAAGCAGTTTGTGCGGGACTACTTGAAGTCGATCGCCTGGGAGATGAAGGCGCCAGGCCCTGAGCTGCCGCCGGAGATCGTCGCGCGGACGAGTGCCAAGTACCAGGAAGCCCTGATACAGCTCACTGGAGCCGATCTTTCGTCATGA
- a CDS encoding PGPGW domain-containing protein, producing the protein MYGFMITTLKQARRVVVIVVGFTVLVLGVVLIVLPGPAVLVIPLGLAILATEFVWARRLLVRFRWKTRQLKNTISRKVQGDRQENSRSM; encoded by the coding sequence ATGTATGGCTTCATGATCACCACGCTGAAACAGGCCAGGCGCGTTGTCGTCATTGTAGTCGGCTTCACTGTTCTGGTGCTTGGGGTCGTGCTCATCGTACTGCCCGGACCTGCCGTTCTGGTCATCCCGCTCGGCCTGGCAATCCTGGCCACTGAGTTCGTCTGGGCCAGAAGACTCCTCGTTCGGTTTAGGTGGAAGACGAGGCAGTTGAAGAATACCATTTCCAGAAAAGTGCAGGGTGATCGTCAAGAGAATTCACGATCCATGTGA
- a CDS encoding two-component system sensor histidine kinase NtrB, translated as MPGRSERRGKDSASELEELRRRCEELSASVESMRAYHEDLLGSLQDGIIIVEPDGRIRSINQAAEELARLSAQIFHGRPFEQIFPNDRSLQELVRKTMESGRTHTDFDARLTRQDGSQVVISAVASLISDGMGQARGMVLALRDQTGIRELEERLSRSDRLAALGTVATGVAHEIRNPLAGLRGAAQLLEGERDFPPALTEYTSVIIKEVDRLGAIVEQLLSFATPRGPVLRSCNLHEILDSVLFLERAPLCAANITVQRQYDPQLPEILADPSEIRQLFLNLICNGVEAMPGGGELTVLTWYERSAKRCGGRSVAVADIIDQGSGFDPEIERHLFTPFFTTKERGTGLGLAICLRIVEDHGGAMEATSLAGRGSRFRVWLPLAKQPEAVLPHDEPQRTTQGVRP; from the coding sequence ATGCCGGGGAGATCCGAAAGGCGAGGAAAGGACAGCGCATCGGAGCTGGAAGAGCTCAGGCGGCGTTGCGAGGAGCTCAGCGCCTCGGTCGAGTCGATGCGAGCCTATCACGAGGATCTACTGGGAAGCCTGCAAGACGGCATTATCATTGTCGAGCCGGACGGACGTATCCGCTCAATCAATCAAGCAGCGGAGGAGCTGGCCAGACTATCGGCCCAGATATTTCACGGCAGGCCCTTCGAGCAGATATTTCCGAATGATCGCTCGCTGCAGGAGTTGGTACGGAAGACCATGGAGAGCGGCCGGACCCATACTGACTTCGATGCCAGGCTGACGAGACAGGATGGCTCGCAGGTGGTTATCAGCGCCGTTGCCTCCCTCATCAGTGATGGCATGGGACAGGCGCGGGGCATGGTCCTGGCGCTCCGGGATCAGACAGGGATCAGGGAGCTTGAGGAGCGCCTATCGCGATCAGACCGCCTGGCAGCTCTCGGTACGGTTGCCACAGGGGTGGCCCACGAGATCCGAAATCCGCTGGCCGGCCTCAGGGGGGCGGCCCAGTTGCTCGAAGGCGAACGTGATTTTCCCCCCGCGCTTACAGAGTACACCTCGGTCATCATTAAAGAGGTTGATCGGCTAGGCGCGATCGTCGAGCAGCTTCTATCGTTTGCCACGCCACGAGGCCCAGTCCTTCGTTCATGCAATCTGCACGAGATCCTCGATAGCGTCCTCTTTTTAGAGCGGGCGCCGCTGTGCGCTGCCAATATCACTGTTCAGCGTCAGTACGACCCCCAGCTCCCTGAAATCCTCGCTGATCCCTCTGAAATTCGACAGCTCTTTCTGAACCTGATCTGTAATGGGGTAGAGGCGATGCCAGGCGGAGGTGAACTCACCGTTCTAACATGGTATGAGCGGTCTGCCAAGCGTTGCGGGGGCCGATCGGTGGCCGTGGCCGATATTATCGATCAGGGAAGCGGGTTCGATCCTGAGATCGAGCGCCACCTGTTCACCCCTTTCTTCACCACAAAAGAAAGGGGGACCGGGTTGGGGTTGGCCATCTGTCTCCGGATCGTGGAGGACCATGGCGGGGCCATGGAGGCGACAAGCTTAGCAGGCAGGGGCAGCAGGTTTCGAGTATGGCTTCCCTTGGCGAAGCAACCCGAAGCCGTGTTACCTCATGATGAACCTCAACGAACCACGCAAGGTGTCAGGCCATGA
- a CDS encoding helix-turn-helix domain-containing protein translates to MTVERRAQKQEKRPTIMTLEEVARFLRLNKSTIYRMAREGTLPAWKLGNVWRFKKEAIEDWIVESQRDHDKKHHGKS, encoded by the coding sequence ATGACGGTAGAGAGGCGTGCGCAGAAGCAGGAGAAACGGCCAACGATCATGACCCTGGAGGAGGTGGCTCGCTTCCTCCGACTCAACAAATCGACAATCTACCGGATGGCGCGGGAGGGGACGCTCCCGGCTTGGAAGTTAGGGAACGTCTGGCGATTCAAGAAAGAAGCCATCGAAGACTGGATCGTCGAAAGCCAGCGTGACCACGATAAAAAGCATCACGGTAAATCCTAG